In Helicobacter anatolicus, a single genomic region encodes these proteins:
- the rpmF gene encoding 50S ribosomal protein L32 produces MAVPKRRVSKTRAAKRRTHYKITLATPVRDKDGSWKMPHHINKFNGSYKA; encoded by the coding sequence ATGGCAGTTCCTAAGAGACGCGTGAGTAAAACAAGAGCAGCTAAGAGAAGAACACATTATAAAATTACTTTAGCAACACCAGTTAGAGATAAAGACGGCAGCTGGAAAATGCCACATCATATCAATAAGTTTAATGGTTCTTACAAAGCATAA